In Chitinophaga oryzae, the sequence CAAAATACAGGATATCGCCGTCGGAGCTCAGCACCGCGTGACTGGAGGAATATCCATCGCTGTTAATACCTGCCAGGGGCGCCAGCGGCTCCCATTGCCCGTTCTTTTTAACGGATTGATATAACTGCAGATGACGGACACCGTTCACAACACCTTTCCCCGTGTAAGGCACGCCTTTGCCTTGTATATTGATGGTAGCGTACAGTGTGTCTTCTGTTCGGTTCATGCATACAGGCCCGATATGATAATCGTATTTGCCCAGCAGTTTGGGCACCAGCTCCTCCAGGAAAGCGCCGTTACCACCCGTGTATTGCTGGTAAATGTACGCTTTGTAGTAAGGCTGGTCGGTACGTTTGTCGATAGGCGGATTAGCCTGCGAACCGCTGCTCAGTGCCAGGGAACGGTACCCGTTGGACATCAGCAGCAATCCTTTCTGCACCACGCCGCTCACCAGGTCGGAGCTGGAAGTGTTCAGCTCTTTGACGGGCATTAGTTGCACAGGCGCACTTTGTTTGATCCAGACAGCGGCGCTGTCACAGCTTTTCAGGGCAATACTTTTTAATTGCAGGCTGTCCGCATTGGCGGTGGTAAACAACGCATATTGCGTTTTGGCTTCTTCATACTGTTCCAGCTGCCGCAGCGCTTCGCCATAGGCGAAATAAGCCGCAGCCGGGCGGTCGGCCCGGGTGGTGATCTCCTTGTATATATCGGTAGCTTCTTTGTAGTAACCGATCTCCTGGTAGCTACGGGCCATCTTCATCAGTTGCTCTGCCGGCATCTTATCCCCTTTCTGGCGGGCAATCCTGTTATAAAGCGCTCCTGCCACTGCATACTCCTGTCTTGCATAAGCCGCTTCGGCCAGCTGCAGCACGCTTTTCTGTTCCTGGCCGTAGAGGTTGGCGGCAGACAGCAGCATCAGCGGAATCATTATTCTGGTACAACGTATCATAGCGGGTAATAACTAAGGTTTAAAAATACCGGGGGTTCTTCACGGTGTAGTTTTTCGACGGGATCAGGAAGCCCAGAGATATTTCATGTGATCCTCCCTGATAACCGGCCATTTTGTTGATGGTCAGGTCATAGGCGTACCCGATGCGCAGCTTCTCTGTGGCATAAAACTCCACCATTACACTGGCAGCGTCCAGTTCACTAAGGTCTTTCTGCAAATTGGTTTTGCTCCACAATCCCACACCAGTGCGGTAAGAAGCGCCTACCCACAGTTTCTCGCCGATCAGCAGGAAAGCGTTGAGGTCCACATTGGTAGGTCCTTTAAAATCTTCCTTGATCAGGATTGACGGTTTCAACGCCAAATTTTCACTCAGCTGGAACATAGCGCCGGTGGTGATATACAGGTGCTGTGTTTTACGGATCGTGGAATAGTTGTTCCCTTTCCAGTTGTAGCGCGTGGCGTCGGTATACAGTGAAAACAGGTCCATCACAGAGGCGCCGGCATAAAAGCGGGGTGTGTAGTAATAGATCCCGAAACGGGCATCCGGCACCCATACGCTCTTTTTGCCCAGCGGTATGGCCGCGTCCTCGTTATCGATGTACTGCAGTGCCGTTCCGTCGATGGAATACTGGGTAACGCCGCCGCCTATACCGAGGCAAAGGCGACGGGTATCTTCATCATCCAGCGGAATGCGGTACGAGTAAGAACCGTAGAGTGACAGGGCGTCCTGCGGCCCCGATTTATCAAACAACATCTGCACTCCCAACCCCACCTTGTTGTCGCTGGCGGGTGTCACCCCGTCGAGCGAAATACCGCCCGTACGGGGTGCACCGGGGAACCCGGCCCACTGGTGACGATAGATGGCGTTCACATACAGGTCTTCCTTATAGCCTGCGTAGGCGGGGTTAACACTTAACCCGTTGAAGATGTACTGGCTGAACTGTATGTTCTGTTGCGCCACGCCGTGCCTACTTATTGCCAGCAGCAAGACCATTATTCCCGCTCTGAGTACTTTTTGCATCTTTTACTTTTTTTGTAGCAGATATAATTGTTAGCTCTTACCGTAATATGGTGATCCACCCTTTATATTTCTTAACACCTTCCGGCTTCCGTACTTCCAGGATATAGTAGTAGGTCGCTTCGTTCAGGTTGGAACCGTCCCAGTCATTACGGTAATCTTTGGACTGATATACCATGCTGCCCCAACGGTTGTAGATATAAATAGCTGATCCCGGGTATTTTTCCAGACCGCCGATGATGAACCTTTCGTTCTTACCATCGCCGTTCGGTGTGATGACGTTCGGGAATGACAGGTCAGACCCTTCTATCGCCACGCTGGATGCCGCCACGTTGTTGGTGCTGTCTGCATCCGGCATGTTGGTGCTGTAAGCGCTGGCTTCGTTGATGAGCTGTCCGCCTTCTATTACGCGGGTGGTCAGCGTCATTTGTACGGAAGCGCCTACTGCCAGGTCACCGATATTCCATTCTACCAGTTTGGTTGCCGGCGATACGGTCACCTCGCCTCTTTCTGCCGAAGTATTGGTCGGCACGTCCAGCTGAACAGGCAGACGGTCTTCCGCTCTCACGCTGGTCACCGGAATGTTGCCGGCGTTGCGTACGGTGATGCGGTACGTCAGGTTCTGTCCCATGCGGTAAGGTCCTGTTGCCGGGGCCACGATCTCTTTGGTGATCACCAGGTCGCCCGCCAGTTTATCCGTGTCCGTGATGGTGACAGTCGCTTCTTTGGCGGCGCCGGCAGTGAAGGTGTAGCTGGCCGATTTTCCGCCGGTAAGCATGAACACCACTGTTTCCGGTGATTCTACTTCCGTGTCGTCCAGTACGCTCACCGGAACGGTTACACGGTTGGCGCCTGCCGGGATGGTGATGGTGCCGGTGATCGCCGTGTAGTCAGCATCCGGTGTGGCGCTGCCGCTGATCATGTATTGTATGATGATCGGATCGGCGGTACGTTTGCCGCTGGCCAGGCTGATGGTGAATTCACCATTAACGTTCGGCTCAGTGGCGTCCGGCTTGCTGGCTGTCACCAGCAGACTGAGATCTGTATGGTCGTCATCAGCGATGCTGACAGTGGCTGTTTTGTTGGCGCCTACAGTGTAGGTGATGCCGGCCGACTTACCACCGGTGATGGTGAGTCCCGCTGTTTCCACCGGTTCTATCAGGTCATCGTCGGATACGTTCACCGGTACGGCTACACTGTTTTTGCCTGCCGGGATGACTGCCGTGCCTGTGAGGGCGGTGTAGTCGGTGCCCGGAGCAGCAGTACCGGCAACGGTGTAAGTCACGGTGATGTCGGCCGCAGGTACCTTTCCACCAGCAAGGCTGATGGTAAACT encodes:
- a CDS encoding PorP/SprF family type IX secretion system membrane protein, with product MQKVLRAGIMVLLLAISRHGVAQQNIQFSQYIFNGLSVNPAYAGYKEDLYVNAIYRHQWAGFPGAPRTGGISLDGVTPASDNKVGLGVQMLFDKSGPQDALSLYGSYSYRIPLDDEDTRRLCLGIGGGVTQYSIDGTALQYIDNEDAAIPLGKKSVWVPDARFGIYYYTPRFYAGASVMDLFSLYTDATRYNWKGNNYSTIRKTQHLYITTGAMFQLSENLALKPSILIKEDFKGPTNVDLNAFLLIGEKLWVGASYRTGVGLWSKTNLQKDLSELDAASVMVEFYATEKLRIGYAYDLTINKMAGYQGGSHEISLGFLIPSKNYTVKNPRYF
- a CDS encoding OmpA family protein; this encodes MIRCTRIMIPLMLLSAANLYGQEQKSVLQLAEAAYARQEYAVAGALYNRIARQKGDKMPAEQLMKMARSYQEIGYYKEATDIYKEITTRADRPAAAYFAYGEALRQLEQYEEAKTQYALFTTANADSLQLKSIALKSCDSAAVWIKQSAPVQLMPVKELNTSSSDLVSGVVQKGLLLMSNGYRSLALSSGSQANPPIDKRTDQPYYKAYIYQQYTGGNGAFLEELVPKLLGKYDYHIGPVCMNRTEDTLYATINIQGKGVPYTGKGVVNGVRHLQLYQSVKKNGQWEPLAPLAGINSDGYSSSHAVLSSDGDILYFVSDRPGGQGQSDIWYAEKQADGSWGTPVNCGSQINTVAAETFPTVNEEGILYFSSRGHAGLGGYDIYRVKGTKSTWETPENMKLPFNSGADDIGLILKRNGYEGYMASSRRGGLGRDDIYYFSDPDYFSRVGTGENAGQPPVEGNAQPPVAGNTQPPATGERPRPTERKHTAEEETDKRKLEELKFLYDYNSAVLLTESRRILDEVAAVLKRHPEWKVVISSFADNRGSDQYNVDLSALRCYAVIDYLANKGIDPRRLYYSNKGEKEPVNGCKDGVPCKEEDYKQNRRSELRVKW